Proteins from a genomic interval of Capsicum annuum cultivar UCD-10X-F1 chromosome 4, UCD10Xv1.1, whole genome shotgun sequence:
- the LOC124897847 gene encoding probable leucine-rich repeat receptor-like protein kinase At1g35710: MGNLSTSLIIFQASSSKIKGRIPNEVGYLSSLIDLDLSANNLAGSIPTSIGNLINLQGLFLSKNKLTGSISDNPCKLQRLDVIDLTQNQLSGSLPNCLGKVTSLREIHMGSNILSSNTLPNLGNLKDLVVLDLSSNNFVGSLPSEIGNLKVVTLIDLSMKQFSNVIPQEIGGLQTLA; the protein is encoded by the coding sequence ATGGGGAACCTTTCCACATCTCTTATAATCTTTCAAGCCAGCAGTAGCAAAATAAAAGGGAGAATTCCAAATGAAGTTGGGTACTTAAGCAGCTTAATAGACCTTGATCTTTCTGCAAACAACTTAGCAGGATCGATTCCTACCTCAATCGGCAACTTGATAAACCTGCAGGGATTGTTCTTGAGTAAGAACAAACTTACAGGATCTATCAGTGATAATCCATGTAAATTGCAGCGCTTGGATGTCATCGACTTGACTCAAAATCAACTTTCAGGTTCTCTTCCTAATTGTTTAGGAAAAGTTACTTCCCTTAGAGAGATACATATGGGTTCAAATATATTGAGTTCCAATACACTACCAAACTTAGGGAACCTTAAAGATTTAGTGGTTCTTGACTTATCGTCAAACAACTTCGTTGGTTCTTTACCTTCagaaattggaaatctaaagGTTGTGACACTGATAGATCTGTCAATGAAACAATTCTCCAATGTAATTCCTCAAGAAATTGGAGGATTACAAACTCTGGCGTAG
- the LOC124897601 gene encoding probable leucine-rich repeat receptor-like protein kinase At5g63930: MNWLSIQANQLTGSIPLSVFNISRIENIAFTMNSLSGNLSNGLCNGLPFLKGLYLSGNKLHGHMPTSLSNCSPLQVLSLSKNEFDGPIHSEIGRLSNLQLLCLGHNHFTGEIPKDISNLIELEQLNLQNNSFSGSLDMEIFNISGLREISLSWNNLSGSSHQTCVLAYPTLKSFI, translated from the exons ATGAACTGGTTGTCCATACAAGCTAATCAACTTACGGGTTCTATACCACTGTCAGTTTTCAACATTTCTAGAATTGAAAATATAGCATTTACCATGAATAGCTTATCAGGAAATCTTTCCAATGGTTTATGTAATGGTCTCCCATTCCTGAAAGGGCTTTATCTATCTGGAAACAAGCTTCATGGTCATATGCCTACAAGCTTGTCAAATTGTTCACCACTTCAAGTATTGTCTTTATCAAAAAATGAGTTTGATGGACCAATACATAGTGAAATTGGAAGATTGAGTAACTTGCAGTTATTGTGTCTTGGACATAACCATTTCACAG GTGAAATACCCAAAGACATAAGCAATCTCATTGAGTTGGAGCAACTTAATCTTCAGAATAATAGTTTTAGTGGTTCACTTGATATGGAGATCTTCAACATATCCGGGCTGAGAGAGATTTCTCTTTCATGGAACAATCTATCAGGATCCTCCCACCAAACATGTGTTCTAGCTTACCCAACATTGAAGAGCTTTATCTGA
- the LOC107856100 gene encoding probable LRR receptor-like serine/threonine-protein kinase At3g47570, translating into MSNMLGLEFLDLSHNNISGIIPKSFEKLQNLKYFNVSVNKLYGEIPSGGPFKNLSTQFFIYNEALCGSSRFSVPPCPTSSKHRSKRNKFLALFILLGIPLLFVPIIFVFVWVRYRRGAPEQQADTLFTIKREGISYYELLQATDALSESNLIGSGSFGYVYKRVLRSGTAIAVKVFNQQLDASFRSFDTECEVLRSLLHRNLVKVINSCSTLDFKALVLEYMPNGSLEKTKHYDKCGMCVGMSPSWVLVARDHCDLKPSNVLLDVDMVDHLSDFEYGLDGLVSKKCDVYSYGIMLLETFTRRKPTDLEGDVSLKQWVSYSLSEALMDIIDANMITSTGNRLRRELEVMLSIMKVALDCCAKSPARRTNMKDVVGMLQKTKIQLECGACSSK; encoded by the exons ATGAGCAACATgctaggtttggaattcctagacCTTTCTCACAATAATATATCTGGAATCATTCCTAAGTCTTTCGAGAAACTTCAAAACTTGAAGTATTTCAATGTTTCTGTCAACAAATTGTATGGTGAAATACCCTCAGGGGGTCCTTTCAAGAACCTCTCGACACAGTTTTTCATCTACAATGAAGCATTGTGTGgttcttcaagatttagtgtcccGCCATGCCCCACTTCATCAAAGCATAGATCAAAAAGGAATAAATTTCTAGCTCTATTTATTTTGCTAGGAATTCCGCTTCTGTTTGTTCCTatcatttttgtatttgtatgggTAAGGTATAGGAGAGGTGCTCCCGAACAACAAGCTGATACACTGTTTACCATAAAAAGAGAAGGAATTTCATACTATGAATTGCTCCAAGCAACTGATGCACTTAGCGAGAGTAATTTGATTGGTTCTGGGAGTTTTGGCTATGTTTACAAACGCGTTCTCAGAAGTGGAACTGCCATTGCAGTTAAAGTGTTCAATCAACAACTGGATGCATCATTCAGGAGTTTTGATACAGAATGTGAAGTTTTGCGCAGCCTCCTCCATAGGAATCTTGTAAAAGTCATTAATAGTTGTTCAACCCTTGATTTTAAGGCTTTGGTGCTCGAGTATATGCCTAATGGGAGTCTTGAGA AGACTAAGCATTATGATAAATGTGGCATGTGTGTTGGAATGTCTCCATCATGGGTGCTCGTTGCCCGTGATCACTGTGATCTGAAGCCTAGTAATGTCTTGCTCGATGTGGATATGGTTGATCACCTAAGCGACTTTG AGTATGGACTGGATGGATTAGTGTCAAAAAAATGTGATGTTTATAGTTACGGGATCATGTTGCTGGAAACGTTTACCAGGAGAAAGCCTACTGATTTGGAGGGTGATGTTAGCTTGAAGCAATGGGTGAGTTATTCACTTTCAGAGGCACTAATGGACATCATAGATGCCAACATGATAACTTCAACTGGTAATCGCTTACGAAGGGAGCTAGAAGTTATGTTGTCAATCATGAAAGTGGCATTAGATTGTTGTGCTAAATCTCCGGCGAGAAGGACTAACATGAAAGATGTTGTAGGAATGCTACAGAAGACCAAAATTCAACTTGAATGTGGAGCATGTAGTTCCAAATGA